Proteins encoded together in one Microbacterium oxydans window:
- the gndA gene encoding NADP-dependent phosphogluconate dehydrogenase yields MPEASANIGVVGLAVMGSNLARNLASREGNTVAIFNRSYEKTQTLLDEHPEAGFVPAHTYQEFADSLQKPRTAIIMVKAGGPTDAVIDALVEVFEPGDIIVDGGNAYFPDTIRREKAVRETGINFVGAGISGGEEGALLGPSIMPGGSDESWVTLGPILKSIAAVAEGEPCVTHVGHDGAGHFVKMVHNGIEYADMQLIAEAYDLIRRGTGKSPAEIAEIFAEWNRGELESYLIEITAEVLRQVDAETGKPLVDVILDQAGAKGTGAWTVQTALSLGVPVSGIAEATFARSLSSHPEQRAVSRDLPGPEEEFSVEDTDAFIEDVRLALYASKIVAYSQGFDEIRAGAAEYGWNIDLGAISKIWRGGCIIRAQFLNRIADAYAETPNLPVLLTAPYFTEAITRAQAAWRRVVIAAAEAGIPAPAFSSSLSYYDGIRADRLPAALVQGQRDFFGAHTYKRIDKEGTFHTLWSGDRTEIEAEDTH; encoded by the coding sequence GTGCCCGAAGCATCAGCGAACATCGGAGTCGTCGGACTCGCCGTCATGGGGTCGAACCTCGCCCGCAACCTCGCCAGCCGCGAGGGCAACACGGTGGCGATCTTCAACCGCAGCTACGAGAAGACCCAGACGCTCCTCGACGAGCACCCCGAGGCCGGCTTCGTTCCGGCCCACACGTACCAGGAGTTCGCCGACTCGCTGCAGAAGCCGCGCACCGCGATCATCATGGTCAAGGCCGGCGGCCCGACCGATGCCGTGATCGACGCGCTGGTCGAGGTCTTCGAGCCTGGCGACATCATCGTCGACGGCGGCAACGCCTACTTCCCCGACACGATCCGCCGCGAGAAGGCCGTCCGCGAGACGGGCATCAACTTCGTCGGCGCCGGCATCTCCGGCGGCGAGGAGGGCGCGCTGCTCGGCCCGTCGATCATGCCCGGCGGCTCGGACGAATCCTGGGTCACGCTCGGCCCGATCCTCAAGTCGATCGCGGCCGTCGCCGAGGGCGAGCCGTGTGTCACGCACGTCGGCCACGACGGCGCCGGACACTTCGTCAAGATGGTGCACAACGGCATCGAGTACGCCGACATGCAGCTCATCGCCGAGGCCTACGACCTCATCCGCCGCGGCACGGGCAAGTCCCCCGCCGAGATCGCCGAGATCTTCGCAGAGTGGAACCGCGGCGAGCTGGAGTCGTACCTGATCGAGATCACCGCCGAGGTGCTCCGCCAGGTCGACGCGGAGACCGGCAAGCCGCTCGTCGATGTGATCCTGGACCAGGCCGGCGCCAAGGGCACCGGCGCCTGGACCGTGCAGACCGCGCTGTCGCTCGGCGTCCCCGTCTCGGGCATCGCCGAGGCGACCTTCGCCCGCTCCCTCTCCTCGCATCCCGAGCAGCGCGCGGTCTCCCGCGACCTGCCGGGCCCGGAGGAGGAGTTCTCGGTCGAGGACACCGACGCGTTCATCGAGGACGTCCGCCTGGCGCTCTACGCCTCGAAGATCGTCGCCTACTCGCAGGGCTTCGACGAGATCCGCGCCGGCGCCGCAGAGTACGGCTGGAACATCGACCTCGGCGCGATCAGCAAGATCTGGCGCGGCGGCTGCATCATCCGCGCGCAGTTCCTGAACCGCATCGCCGACGCCTACGCCGAGACGCCGAACCTGCCGGTCCTGCTCACCGCCCCGTACTTCACCGAGGCGATCACGCGCGCCCAGGCAGCCTGGCGCCGAGTGGTCATCGCAGCCGCCGAAGCCGGTATCCCCGCCCCGGCGTTCTCCTCGTCGCTGTCGTACTACGACGGCATCCGCGCCGACCGCCTGCCGGCCGCGCTCGTGCAGGGTCAGCGCGACTTCTTCGGCGCGCACACCTACAAGCGCATCGATAAGGAAGGCACCTTCCACACGCTGTGGTCGGGCGACCGCACCGAGATCGAGGCGGAAGACACGCACTGA
- a CDS encoding FAD-binding oxidoreductase produces the protein MADSDVAPVPSVHRPRTAHEVAEVVRLASREAVPLTVVAGGHGPWSHAPAEGVRLELGELSGIEVDGTTVRIGGGAVWGDVATTLAAHGLALSSGDTASVGVGGLTLGGGIGWMVRAWGLAVDQLIGAQVVTAEAEVVEVSASAHPELFWALRGGGGNFGVVTRFDFAAHPLSGIAFAESTVDGDAIAVLRATRDLLRDAPRELTVTYMDVPPMDPSAPAGARLSAVWAGPEPDRLRAVLEPISAVDGVRTEVTTPAYREVLLEMPEPEGEEAAAPPGFLGGNGLFAELDDALIARLVAFRRSYPASVVFLRSLGGAVGDVAQEDTAFPARSATWFVLAGAFDIPGMLDDDTRAAIRSDWRAIEVGRLAEYGNFADTERPEAVPGMFTDAGLTRLRATKAVWDPQNLFRRNHNIAV, from the coding sequence ATGGCCGACAGCGATGTTGCTCCCGTTCCCTCCGTCCATCGTCCCCGCACCGCCCACGAGGTCGCCGAGGTCGTACGGCTGGCGTCCCGCGAGGCCGTGCCCTTGACGGTCGTCGCGGGTGGGCACGGCCCCTGGTCGCACGCGCCGGCCGAGGGCGTCCGTCTCGAGCTCGGCGAGCTGTCCGGCATCGAGGTCGACGGCACCACCGTCCGCATCGGCGGCGGCGCGGTCTGGGGCGACGTCGCCACAACACTCGCCGCGCACGGACTCGCCCTCAGCTCCGGCGACACCGCATCGGTGGGCGTCGGCGGTCTCACCCTCGGCGGGGGCATCGGCTGGATGGTGCGGGCGTGGGGTCTCGCGGTCGATCAGCTGATCGGGGCGCAGGTGGTCACCGCCGAAGCCGAGGTCGTCGAGGTCTCGGCGTCCGCGCATCCCGAGCTGTTCTGGGCGCTGCGCGGCGGCGGAGGGAACTTCGGCGTCGTCACCCGCTTCGACTTCGCCGCGCACCCGCTGTCCGGCATCGCCTTCGCCGAGAGCACCGTCGACGGCGATGCGATCGCCGTGCTGCGCGCCACCCGGGACCTACTCCGCGATGCGCCGCGAGAGCTCACCGTCACCTACATGGACGTGCCGCCGATGGACCCGAGTGCGCCGGCGGGGGCGCGCCTGAGCGCGGTGTGGGCCGGGCCCGAGCCCGACCGCCTGCGTGCGGTGCTGGAGCCGATCTCCGCAGTGGACGGTGTGCGGACCGAGGTGACGACACCGGCGTACCGGGAGGTGCTGCTGGAGATGCCGGAGCCGGAGGGGGAGGAGGCCGCCGCCCCTCCCGGCTTCCTCGGTGGCAACGGACTGTTCGCCGAGCTCGACGACGCCCTCATCGCGCGGCTGGTGGCCTTCCGCCGCTCGTACCCGGCATCGGTCGTGTTCCTGCGGTCCCTGGGCGGGGCCGTCGGCGACGTGGCGCAGGAGGACACCGCGTTCCCCGCGCGCTCGGCGACGTGGTTCGTGCTCGCGGGCGCCTTCGACATCCCCGGCATGCTCGACGACGACACCCGTGCGGCGATCCGATCCGACTGGCGGGCGATCGAGGTCGGCCGCCTCGCGGAGTACGGCAACTTCGCCGACACCGAGCGACCCGAGGCGGTGCCCGGCATGTTCACCGACGCGGGACTCACCCGACTGCGGGCGACCAAGGCCGTGTGGGATCCGCAGAACCTGTTCCGTCGCAATCACAACATCGCGGTGTGA